From Streptomyces griseorubiginosus, one genomic window encodes:
- a CDS encoding SDR family oxidoreductase: MPSIAIVGAGPGMGLAIARTFGSRGYDVALIARNRAKLDDLVGRLTAEGITAAAFPADVRDHDALTQALKDAATRFGGIDVLEHSPAPSIDSMTLTSPSRTSPSDVQGWTDFLLGSAITATQAVLPAMHEAGAGTLLFTNGAGSVDPIPMLGNVNPAQAALRNWVLNLHKELAGTGIQAAHVAIGVWIGAGGPPEIPTAEAEDIAPLYWDLHTQRDEAERVFTG; encoded by the coding sequence ATGCCCAGCATCGCCATCGTCGGAGCCGGCCCCGGAATGGGCCTCGCCATCGCCCGCACCTTCGGCTCGCGCGGCTACGACGTCGCTCTCATCGCCCGCAACCGCGCCAAGCTCGACGACCTCGTCGGCCGGCTCACCGCCGAGGGCATCACCGCCGCGGCGTTCCCGGCGGACGTGCGCGACCACGACGCGCTGACCCAGGCCCTCAAGGATGCCGCCACCCGCTTCGGCGGCATCGACGTCCTGGAGCACTCCCCCGCTCCCAGCATCGACTCCATGACCCTCACCTCCCCGTCCCGGACCAGCCCCTCCGATGTACAGGGATGGACCGACTTCCTGCTCGGCAGCGCCATCACCGCCACCCAGGCCGTCCTGCCCGCGATGCATGAGGCGGGCGCGGGCACCCTGCTCTTCACCAACGGTGCCGGCTCCGTCGACCCCATCCCGATGCTCGGCAACGTCAACCCCGCTCAGGCGGCGCTGCGCAACTGGGTGCTCAACCTGCACAAGGAGCTGGCCGGCACCGGTATCCAGGCCGCGCACGTCGCCATCGGCGTGTGGATCGGCGCGGGCGGCCCTCCCGAGATCCCGACCGCCGAGGCCGAGGACATCGCCCCTCTCTACTGGGACCTGCACACCCAGCGCGACGAAGCCGAGCGCGTCTTCACCGGCTGA
- a CDS encoding LLM class flavin-dependent oxidoreductase codes for MELGIISLSDLQTDPATGKLHDPGRRTREIVSYAIAADQAGLDVFGLGEHHSWDFAVANPAVPLAAIAQATGRIRLASAVSVLSTADPVRLHQDFASLDLISEGRTEIIAGRSAFVEAFRLFGVDLEDYDDVFAEKLRLLLTIRENPEHVTWRGRFRPAMDGLSVQPPPRQPQLPLWLGVGGTPSSVERAGRLGLPMALGLIGGDIRRARPLVEHYRAVGTAAGHPAHRLRLGRSGHFYVGRTSQGARDDVFPYYKEYVRPKPPTGRGFHIGRAEFDAAAVPFGALMVGSPQEIIDKILTEREVLGIDRYMGQVDFGGLPADMVHGSIELLATEIAPVIRRELAPPGGPAAA; via the coding sequence GTGGAACTGGGCATCATCTCCCTGTCCGACCTGCAGACCGACCCCGCCACAGGAAAACTGCACGACCCCGGGCGCCGCACCCGCGAGATCGTCTCCTACGCCATCGCCGCCGACCAGGCCGGCCTGGACGTCTTCGGTCTCGGCGAGCACCACAGCTGGGACTTCGCCGTCGCCAACCCCGCCGTCCCGCTGGCCGCGATCGCCCAGGCCACTGGGCGCATCCGGCTGGCCAGTGCCGTGTCGGTGCTGTCGACCGCCGATCCGGTCCGGCTGCACCAGGACTTCGCCTCCCTCGATCTGATCAGCGAGGGCCGCACCGAGATCATCGCGGGGCGCAGTGCGTTCGTCGAGGCGTTCCGCCTGTTCGGCGTGGACCTCGAGGACTACGACGACGTGTTCGCGGAGAAGCTGCGGCTGCTGCTCACCATCCGTGAGAATCCCGAACACGTCACCTGGCGCGGGCGGTTCCGCCCGGCCATGGACGGCCTGTCCGTCCAGCCCCCGCCCCGGCAGCCGCAGTTGCCGCTGTGGCTCGGCGTGGGCGGCACCCCCTCCAGCGTGGAGCGCGCCGGACGCCTCGGCCTGCCCATGGCGCTCGGACTCATCGGCGGGGACATCCGACGTGCCCGCCCCCTCGTCGAGCACTACCGCGCGGTCGGCACCGCAGCCGGCCACCCCGCCCACCGGCTGCGGCTCGGCAGATCCGGCCACTTCTACGTCGGCCGCACCTCCCAGGGCGCACGCGACGACGTGTTCCCGTACTACAAGGAATACGTCCGCCCCAAGCCGCCCACCGGACGCGGCTTTCACATCGGACGCGCCGAATTCGACGCCGCAGCGGTACCGTTCGGCGCGCTGATGGTCGGAAGTCCCCAGGAGATCATCGACAAGATCCTCACCGAACGCGAAGTGCTCGGCATCGACCGCTACATGGGCCAGGTCGACTTCGGCGGTCTGCCCGCCGACATGGTCCACGGCTCGATCGAGCTTCTCGCCACCGAGATCGCGCCTGTCATCCGCAGGGAACTCGCCCCTCCGGGCGGACCGGCCGCAGCCTGA
- a CDS encoding aldo/keto reductase, whose product MRPTHLGGSAVEVTPLALGCAGLGNLYQPVTDEAALATVAAAWDAGIRTFDTAPHYGLGLSERRLGAALRDRPRDTYTVSTKVGRLLVPDPEGDRGDDLANGFAVPATHRRVWDFSADGVSRSLEASLDRLGLDRIDVALLHDPDDHAEQALREAYPALERLRGEGVVGAVGIGMNQSALPARFLRETDIDVVLLAGRYTLLDQDGLAELLPEAAARGRSVVIGGVFNSGLLTAPRPGATYDYAPAPQPVLDRALRLLEVTERHGVPLRAAALRFPFGHPAVVSVLTGARSAEEVRDTVEQLRRPIPDALWDELRAEGLLAEGTPVPVSTPSKEPS is encoded by the coding sequence GTGAGACCCACTCACCTGGGCGGCAGCGCGGTCGAAGTCACCCCACTCGCGCTCGGCTGCGCCGGCCTGGGCAACCTCTACCAGCCGGTCACCGACGAGGCCGCCCTCGCCACCGTGGCGGCGGCCTGGGACGCCGGCATCCGCACCTTCGACACCGCACCCCACTACGGGCTCGGCCTGTCGGAACGGCGGCTCGGCGCGGCGCTGCGCGACCGCCCCCGGGACACCTACACCGTCTCCACCAAGGTGGGCCGGCTGCTGGTACCCGACCCGGAGGGCGACCGGGGCGACGACCTCGCGAACGGCTTCGCCGTCCCCGCGACCCACCGACGCGTCTGGGACTTCAGCGCCGACGGGGTGTCGCGCTCGCTGGAGGCGAGCCTTGACCGCCTCGGCCTCGACCGGATCGACGTGGCGCTGCTGCACGATCCGGACGACCACGCCGAGCAGGCCCTGCGGGAGGCGTATCCGGCGCTGGAACGCCTGCGCGGCGAAGGCGTGGTCGGGGCCGTCGGCATCGGCATGAACCAGTCCGCCCTGCCCGCCCGCTTCCTGCGCGAGACCGACATCGACGTGGTGCTGCTGGCCGGCCGCTACACCCTCCTGGACCAGGACGGTCTCGCCGAACTGCTGCCGGAGGCCGCCGCCCGCGGCCGGAGCGTGGTCATCGGCGGTGTCTTCAACTCCGGGCTGCTCACCGCGCCGCGGCCCGGCGCCACGTACGACTACGCCCCGGCACCCCAGCCCGTGCTCGACCGCGCGCTGCGCCTGCTGGAGGTCACCGAACGACACGGCGTTCCGCTGCGCGCCGCCGCCCTGCGCTTCCCCTTCGGCCACCCCGCGGTCGTGAGCGTCCTGACCGGCGCCCGCTCCGCCGAGGAGGTACGGGACACCGTCGAGCAGCTGCGCCGCCCGATCCCGGACGCGTTGTGGGACGAGCTGCGCGCCGAGGGGCTGCTCGCCGAGGGCACCCCCGTCCCCGTATCGACGCCGTCGAAGGAGCCGTCATGA
- a CDS encoding lactate utilization protein C: MSGRETVLRSVRRALGDVPGSESPDDVPVPHGRRVDHAGPDVVGLFIERAAEYRATVVRVPPSDAPAAVGRALARTGARSVVLPPGLPEDLVPEGPWSWLEDVPPLTVDQLDAADAVITTVATAIAVTGTVTLDHGPGQGRRALTLLPDQHICVVRVSQIAPDVPEALNLLDPYRPLTLVSGPSATSDIELDRVEGVHGPRVLDIVVIEDA, from the coding sequence ATGAGCGGCCGCGAGACAGTCCTCCGCTCGGTGAGGAGGGCGCTGGGAGACGTGCCCGGCTCCGAGAGCCCCGATGACGTACCGGTCCCGCACGGGCGTCGCGTGGACCACGCGGGGCCGGACGTGGTCGGGCTGTTCATCGAACGCGCCGCCGAGTACCGCGCCACGGTGGTCCGTGTGCCGCCGTCCGACGCCCCGGCGGCCGTCGGACGCGCGCTGGCACGCACGGGGGCACGGTCCGTGGTCCTGCCGCCGGGGCTCCCCGAGGACCTCGTCCCCGAGGGGCCCTGGTCGTGGCTGGAGGACGTCCCGCCGCTGACGGTGGACCAGCTCGACGCGGCGGACGCCGTGATCACCACCGTCGCCACCGCCATCGCCGTCACGGGCACCGTGACCCTCGACCACGGCCCCGGCCAGGGCCGCCGGGCCCTGACCCTGCTGCCGGACCAGCACATCTGCGTCGTCCGGGTGAGCCAGATCGCCCCCGACGTACCGGAAGCGCTGAACCTGCTCGATCCGTACCGGCCGCTGACGCTCGTCTCCGGCCCCTCGGCCACCAGCGACATCGAACTGGACCGGGTGGAGGGCGTGCACGGGCCGCGCGTGCTGGACATTGTGGTGATCGAGGACGCGTAG
- a CDS encoding alcohol dehydrogenase catalytic domain-containing protein, producing the protein MRAVTLARVPGSPEVTEVAVPRPEAGEVLVKVAASSVNGFDLGTVAGYPQDMMEHRFPLIPGKDFAGTVEAVGEGAEGFAVGDAVFGVDAKAHLGAGSMAQYVAVPAAVGIAHRPDQGFRA; encoded by the coding sequence GTGCGCGCTGTGACGCTGGCGCGGGTACCCGGCAGCCCCGAGGTGACCGAGGTGGCGGTGCCCCGCCCGGAGGCCGGTGAGGTGCTGGTGAAGGTGGCCGCGTCCTCGGTGAACGGGTTCGACCTGGGCACGGTGGCCGGATACCCGCAGGACATGATGGAGCACCGTTTTCCGCTGATCCCCGGCAAGGACTTCGCCGGCACCGTCGAGGCGGTCGGTGAGGGTGCCGAGGGTTTCGCGGTCGGCGACGCCGTGTTCGGCGTGGACGCCAAGGCACACCTGGGCGCCGGTTCGATGGCGCAGTACGTCGCCGTTCCCGCTGCCGTCGGCATCGCCCACCGGCCCGACCAGGGTTTCCGTGCGTGA
- a CDS encoding SDR family oxidoreductase has translation MTGLSGLRAVVTGGAAGIGLATARALAEQGAAVVVLDLEPGGVPRPLLGLKADVSDDTSVRAAVEAAATAMGGIDILVNNAGIGAAGTVEDNSDEQWHRVLDVNVLGMVRTTRAALPHLRRSAHAAVVNTCSIAATAGLPQRALYSASKGAVLSLTLAMAADHVREGIRVNCVNPGTADTPWVGRLLDAADDPEAERAALNARQPMGRLVTADEVAAAIVYLAGPAAASVTGTALAVDGGMQGLRLRPADRS, from the coding sequence ATGACCGGTCTGTCAGGTCTCAGAGCCGTCGTCACCGGAGGTGCCGCCGGGATCGGGCTCGCCACGGCCCGCGCGCTGGCCGAACAGGGGGCGGCTGTCGTCGTCCTGGACCTCGAACCCGGCGGTGTGCCTAGGCCGTTGCTCGGTCTCAAGGCCGACGTCAGCGACGACACCTCGGTACGCGCCGCCGTCGAGGCCGCGGCCACCGCGATGGGTGGCATCGACATCCTTGTCAACAACGCCGGCATCGGCGCCGCGGGTACCGTCGAGGACAACTCCGACGAGCAGTGGCACCGCGTCCTGGACGTCAACGTCCTCGGCATGGTCCGCACCACCCGGGCCGCCCTCCCCCATCTCCGCAGGTCCGCACACGCCGCCGTCGTCAACACGTGCTCCATCGCGGCCACCGCGGGGCTGCCGCAGCGCGCCCTGTACTCCGCCAGCAAGGGCGCCGTGCTCTCTCTCACCCTGGCCATGGCCGCCGACCACGTCCGCGAGGGCATCCGCGTCAACTGCGTGAACCCCGGCACCGCCGACACCCCGTGGGTGGGCCGGCTGCTGGACGCCGCCGACGACCCGGAGGCGGAGCGTGCCGCGCTCAACGCCCGCCAGCCCATGGGCCGTCTGGTCACCGCCGACGAGGTGGCGGCCGCCATCGTCTACCTCGCCGGTCCCGCCGCGGCGTCCGTCACCGGTACCGCACTGGCGGTGGACGGCGGCATGCAGGGGCTGCGGCTGCGCCCGGCGGACCGGTCGTGA
- a CDS encoding TetR/AcrR family transcriptional regulator, with the protein MNLGARSSDAPAAQPLRSDAERNRARVLAAARTVFRRDGLNASMTSVAREAGVGIATLFRRFPTKEDLVAAVFADRMDAYVDAVGVALDDPDPWRGLAGFIESACAMQAADYGFADVLTMTFPTAKALEGRRDQAYEGVVRLIGRAKAAGRLREDFSPEDLVLVHMVTAGVVNATGDSAPDAWKRVVALMLQSFEAPARGPLPDPPEPRALYLAMLRASQACSASPEPGRKG; encoded by the coding sequence ATGAACCTTGGCGCCCGATCCAGCGATGCCCCTGCCGCACAGCCCCTGCGCAGCGACGCCGAGCGCAACCGCGCACGGGTACTCGCCGCCGCGCGCACGGTGTTCAGGCGTGACGGCCTGAATGCCTCCATGACTTCCGTGGCCCGCGAGGCGGGGGTGGGCATCGCCACTCTGTTCCGCCGGTTCCCGACAAAGGAGGACCTGGTCGCCGCGGTCTTCGCCGACCGTATGGACGCCTACGTCGACGCGGTCGGCGTCGCCCTCGACGACCCCGATCCCTGGCGCGGTCTCGCGGGGTTCATCGAATCCGCCTGCGCGATGCAGGCCGCCGATTACGGCTTCGCCGACGTGCTGACCATGACCTTCCCCACGGCCAAGGCTCTGGAGGGGCGCCGAGACCAGGCGTACGAGGGCGTGGTCCGGCTCATCGGCCGCGCCAAGGCCGCAGGACGTCTGCGAGAGGACTTCAGCCCCGAGGACCTGGTGCTGGTGCACATGGTCACTGCCGGCGTCGTCAACGCCACCGGCGACTCCGCGCCCGACGCCTGGAAACGCGTTGTCGCCCTGATGCTCCAGTCCTTCGAGGCCCCCGCCCGCGGCCCCCTGCCCGACCCGCCCGAGCCCCGCGCCCTCTACTTGGCCATGCTCAGGGCCAGCCAGGCGTGCTCCGCCTCGCCGGAACCGGGCAGGAAGGGCTGA
- a CDS encoding zinc-binding dehydrogenase, producing the protein MDTVLHLAGDLAELTALTRDGGAVASALTLAPVPGASEDRELHTAVLRSYPTTDTLSALAVQVAPGALKVPVNSEFDLEGAPEAFAAFGADTLGKIAVTVA; encoded by the coding sequence GTGGACACGGTGCTGCACCTCGCCGGCGACCTGGCCGAACTCACCGCGCTCACCCGCGACGGCGGCGCCGTCGCCTCCGCCCTGACCCTCGCCCCGGTCCCCGGGGCCTCGGAGGACCGCGAGCTGCACACCGCCGTGCTCCGGTCCTACCCGACCACCGACACCCTGTCCGCCCTCGCCGTACAGGTCGCCCCCGGCGCCCTCAAGGTGCCGGTGAACTCCGAGTTCGACCTGGAGGGCGCCCCCGAGGCATTCGCCGCGTTCGGCGCCGACACCCTCGGCAAGATCGCCGTCACCGTCGCCTGA
- a CDS encoding LutB/LldF family L-lactate oxidation iron-sulfur protein, producing the protein MSGADNVVWLGTPAFPEAAREALADTRLRANLRRATGTIRDKRLAVAAELDDWEELRETAATIKRRTLRHLDHHLLRLEKAVTAAGGTVHWAADAAEANRIVTGLVEATGEKEVVKVKSMATQEIGLNEALADAGIRAYETDLAELIVQLGGDRPSHILVPAIHRGRSEIREIFRREMGEWGRPAPETLTDDPRDLAEAARLHLREKFLRAKVAVSGANFAAADTGTVVVVESEGNGRMCLTLPETLITVMGIEKVLPAFADLDVFLQLLPRSSTGERMNPYTSLWTGVTEGDGPRDFHLVLLDNGRTATLADEVGRQALNCIRCSACLNVCPVYERTGGHAYGSVYPGPIGAVLTPQLVGVENAASLPFASTLCGACYDACPVKIDIPEVLAHLRAEAVEAKRRDRLLPTTEALAMKAAAAVLSSPKRLAAAQRLAAFGARLVAREGRIGYLPGPLAGWSATRDAPAPARESMRAWWRRTRTNRRDKGRTTAKGKEAR; encoded by the coding sequence GTGAGCGGTGCCGACAACGTCGTATGGCTGGGCACACCGGCCTTCCCCGAGGCCGCGCGCGAGGCGCTCGCCGACACCCGGCTGCGGGCGAACCTGCGCCGGGCCACCGGCACCATCCGCGACAAGCGCCTCGCGGTCGCCGCCGAACTGGACGACTGGGAGGAGCTGCGGGAGACGGCCGCGACGATCAAGCGCCGCACTCTGCGCCACCTCGACCACCATCTCCTGCGGCTGGAGAAGGCGGTGACCGCCGCGGGCGGAACGGTCCACTGGGCGGCGGACGCAGCCGAGGCCAACCGCATCGTCACCGGCCTGGTGGAGGCGACCGGCGAGAAGGAGGTCGTCAAGGTCAAGTCGATGGCCACGCAGGAGATCGGCCTCAACGAGGCACTCGCCGACGCCGGCATCCGCGCGTACGAGACCGATCTCGCCGAACTCATCGTGCAGTTGGGCGGCGACCGTCCCTCCCACATCCTCGTACCGGCCATCCACCGGGGCCGCTCCGAGATCCGGGAGATCTTCCGGCGGGAGATGGGAGAGTGGGGCAGGCCCGCCCCCGAGACCCTCACCGACGACCCGCGCGACCTCGCCGAAGCGGCCCGGCTCCACCTGCGCGAGAAGTTCCTGCGGGCCAAGGTGGCCGTCTCCGGTGCCAACTTCGCCGCCGCCGACACCGGCACGGTGGTGGTCGTGGAGTCGGAGGGCAACGGGCGGATGTGCCTGACGCTGCCGGAGACACTGATCACCGTCATGGGCATCGAGAAGGTCCTGCCGGCCTTCGCCGACCTGGACGTCTTCCTCCAGCTCCTCCCTCGCTCGTCCACGGGCGAGCGCATGAACCCGTACACCTCCCTCTGGACCGGCGTCACCGAGGGCGACGGCCCCCGGGACTTCCACCTGGTGCTCCTCGACAACGGCCGCACCGCCACCCTCGCCGACGAGGTGGGCCGCCAGGCGCTCAACTGCATCCGCTGCTCGGCCTGCCTGAACGTCTGCCCTGTGTACGAGCGCACCGGCGGCCACGCCTACGGATCCGTCTACCCCGGACCGATCGGAGCCGTCCTGACCCCGCAGCTCGTCGGCGTCGAGAACGCCGCCTCGCTGCCCTTCGCCTCGACCCTGTGCGGAGCCTGCTACGACGCCTGCCCCGTGAAGATCGACATCCCCGAGGTGCTGGCTCATCTGCGCGCCGAGGCTGTGGAGGCGAAGCGCCGGGACCGGCTGTTGCCCACCACCGAGGCGCTGGCCATGAAGGCTGCGGCGGCGGTGCTGTCCTCCCCGAAACGCCTGGCAGCCGCCCAGAGACTCGCAGCCTTCGGAGCCCGCCTGGTGGCCCGCGAGGGCCGGATCGGCTACCTCCCGGGCCCCCTGGCCGGCTGGTCAGCCACCCGGGACGCGCCCGCACCGGCCCGGGAATCGATGCGTGCCTGGTGGCGCCGTACGAGAACGAACCGACGAGACAAAGGCCGTACGACGGCGAAGGGGAAGGAAGCACGATGA
- a CDS encoding DoxX family protein: MNVFLWILQGVLAALFVAAGVTKSTQPREKLMSQLPWVSDVSTPVVRLIGVAELAGGLGLILPGAFDIATVLTPLAATGLAVIMVLAMGLHARRKEPQAIGFNAILLIVAAVVMWGRFGPYSF, encoded by the coding sequence ATGAACGTGTTCCTGTGGATCCTGCAGGGCGTCCTCGCCGCGCTGTTCGTGGCCGCCGGCGTCACCAAGTCCACCCAGCCCCGCGAAAAGCTCATGTCCCAGCTGCCGTGGGTCAGTGACGTCTCGACTCCCGTGGTGCGTCTGATCGGCGTCGCCGAACTCGCCGGCGGCCTCGGCCTCATCCTGCCGGGCGCCTTCGACATCGCCACGGTGCTCACCCCGCTGGCCGCCACCGGCTTGGCTGTGATCATGGTCCTGGCCATGGGCCTCCACGCCCGCCGCAAGGAGCCGCAGGCCATCGGGTTCAACGCGATCCTGCTCATAGTCGCCGCGGTCGTCATGTGGGGCCGGTTCGGGCCCTACTCCTTCTGA
- a CDS encoding helix-turn-helix domain-containing protein, translating into MPLHLLLRTYTLGARELWRALRDMAGPGEQQALAELTEALFTATDRVVGAVAESYLDERVALAAERHEERRSRARALLDGRPVVDGVTPDGPVLVLFVRFGTSAATGGLSPVAVRRLLRRVQAALDRAFGTEVLAVLDGDGGHVVVPGVTEPPARLPELLCETAGPELRLAAAAAMTVGDIPRAALLTSEVVRVAAACGVRPGVHRLEDVLLEYHLSRPSEGSARIIAMLDPLADRPELVGTLRTHLEHRQDRRATARLLNLHPNSVDNRLARIQDLTGLDLADPRDVALALAALLLRDADTGVTE; encoded by the coding sequence ATGCCGCTCCACCTGCTGCTGCGCACCTACACCCTGGGCGCACGGGAACTGTGGCGGGCCCTGCGGGACATGGCCGGCCCCGGCGAGCAGCAGGCGCTGGCCGAGCTGACCGAGGCGCTGTTCACGGCAACCGACCGAGTCGTGGGCGCCGTGGCGGAGAGCTACCTCGACGAGCGGGTCGCCCTCGCCGCCGAACGCCACGAGGAAAGACGCTCCCGCGCCCGGGCCCTGCTGGACGGTCGGCCCGTCGTCGACGGGGTCACACCGGACGGGCCCGTGCTGGTGCTGTTCGTGCGTTTCGGCACGTCGGCGGCCACCGGCGGGCTTTCCCCGGTCGCTGTCCGGCGACTGCTGCGGCGCGTCCAGGCGGCACTGGACCGGGCCTTCGGCACGGAGGTGCTCGCCGTGCTCGACGGTGACGGCGGGCATGTCGTCGTTCCCGGAGTGACCGAACCACCTGCTCGGCTGCCGGAGTTGCTGTGTGAGACGGCTGGACCGGAGCTCCGGCTGGCCGCCGCTGCCGCGATGACGGTGGGTGACATCCCGCGCGCGGCGCTCCTGACCTCCGAGGTGGTCCGGGTCGCGGCCGCCTGCGGGGTGCGGCCCGGGGTGCACCGGCTCGAGGACGTGCTGCTGGAGTACCACCTGTCCCGTCCGAGCGAGGGCAGTGCCCGCATCATCGCCATGCTCGACCCCCTCGCCGACCGCCCCGAACTCGTCGGGACCCTGCGCACCCACCTGGAACACCGTCAGGACCGGCGGGCCACCGCCCGCCTGCTCAACCTGCACCCCAACTCCGTGGACAACCGGCTCGCCCGGATCCAGGACCTGACCGGGCTGGACCTCGCCGACCCCCGGGATGTGGCCCTGGCGCTCGCCGCCCTGCTGCTGCGTGACGCCGACACCGGTGTCACGGAGTGA
- a CDS encoding amidohydrolase family protein gives MTTHRPRPGIIDAHHHVWQLSVRDQDWITGPELASLRQDFTLDDLAPEARAAGVFATVLVQTITVPEETPEFLALAASSDLVAGVVGWTDLTAPDVADALAWLRAGFGGEYLVGIRHQVQGEPDPRWLVRPEVLRGLTAVAEAGLVYDLVVKPHQLRAAAEAAARLPDLTCVLDHAGKPPIASGDLGPWDEEIRWFAALPNTVCKLSGLVTEADWGRWTVEDLRPYTDTVLDAFGPDRVMFGSDWPVCRLAASYDQVVDTAWKLTAWLTPAERHEVFTGTAARTYGLTVTGQPGQPQEAPCA, from the coding sequence GTGACCACGCACCGTCCCCGGCCGGGCATCATCGACGCCCACCATCATGTGTGGCAGCTCTCGGTACGCGACCAGGACTGGATCACCGGTCCCGAACTCGCCTCGCTGCGACAGGACTTCACCCTCGACGACCTGGCGCCGGAGGCCCGCGCCGCCGGCGTCTTTGCCACCGTGCTGGTGCAGACGATCACCGTCCCGGAGGAGACCCCGGAGTTCCTGGCCCTCGCCGCGTCCAGCGATCTGGTCGCCGGTGTGGTCGGTTGGACCGATCTCACCGCCCCTGATGTCGCCGACGCTCTCGCGTGGCTGCGCGCGGGCTTCGGTGGTGAGTATCTCGTCGGCATCCGCCATCAGGTGCAGGGAGAGCCGGACCCCCGTTGGCTCGTACGCCCCGAGGTGCTGCGTGGCCTGACCGCGGTCGCCGAGGCGGGACTCGTCTACGACCTGGTGGTGAAGCCCCATCAGCTCAGGGCCGCGGCCGAGGCCGCCGCGCGCCTGCCGGACCTCACGTGCGTCCTGGACCACGCGGGCAAGCCGCCCATCGCCTCCGGTGACCTCGGCCCGTGGGACGAGGAGATCCGATGGTTCGCCGCCCTCCCCAACACCGTCTGCAAACTGTCCGGCCTGGTCACCGAGGCGGACTGGGGCAGATGGACCGTCGAGGACCTCAGGCCGTACACCGACACGGTCCTGGACGCCTTCGGTCCCGACCGCGTGATGTTCGGATCCGACTGGCCGGTCTGCCGACTCGCCGCCTCCTACGACCAAGTGGTCGACACAGCATGGAAGCTGACGGCCTGGCTCACCCCCGCGGAACGCCACGAAGTCTTCACCGGCACCGCCGCACGGACCTACGGCCTGACCGTCACCGGACAGCCGGGCCAACCCCAGGAAGCCCCATGCGCATAG
- a CDS encoding (Fe-S)-binding protein produces the protein MRIALFITCFNDTMFPRTGQAVTALLERLGHTVEFPQGQTCCGQMHFNTGYRPEALPMVRRFTEAFAGYDAVVAPSGSCAGMVRDHHRTVAAQYGDTALTEAVEQVAPTVYELSELLVDVLGVTDVGAYFPHRVTYHPTCHSLRMLRVGDRPLRLLRAVKGIDLVELPAADSCCGFGGTFALKNADVSNAMLADKMRHVLDTGAEFLTAGDNSCLTHIGGGLSRLRTGVGTLHLAEILASTEGDSR, from the coding sequence ATGCGCATAGCTCTCTTCATCACCTGTTTCAACGACACCATGTTCCCCCGCACCGGCCAGGCGGTGACCGCACTACTGGAACGCCTCGGCCACACCGTGGAGTTCCCGCAAGGGCAGACCTGCTGCGGCCAGATGCACTTCAACACCGGCTACCGCCCCGAGGCCCTGCCCATGGTGCGCCGGTTCACCGAGGCCTTCGCGGGCTACGACGCCGTCGTCGCCCCCTCCGGGTCGTGCGCCGGCATGGTGCGCGACCACCACCGGACGGTCGCCGCCCAGTACGGGGACACCGCCCTCACCGAGGCGGTCGAGCAGGTGGCGCCCACGGTGTACGAACTGTCGGAACTCCTCGTCGACGTGCTCGGCGTCACCGACGTCGGCGCGTACTTCCCGCACCGCGTCACCTACCACCCCACCTGTCACTCCCTGCGCATGCTGCGCGTCGGCGACCGCCCGCTCAGGCTGCTGCGCGCGGTGAAGGGCATCGACCTCGTCGAACTGCCCGCCGCCGACTCGTGCTGCGGCTTCGGCGGCACCTTCGCGCTCAAGAACGCCGACGTCTCCAACGCCATGCTGGCCGACAAGATGCGCCATGTCCTCGACACCGGCGCCGAGTTCCTGACCGCCGGCGACAACTCCTGTCTCACGCACATCGGCGGCGGCCTGTCCCGGCTCCGCACCGGCGTCGGGACACTGCACCTGGCCGAGATCCTGGCCTCCACGGAAGGGGACTCACGGTGA